A DNA window from Limanda limanda chromosome 6, fLimLim1.1, whole genome shotgun sequence contains the following coding sequences:
- the LOC133003279 gene encoding caspase a-like, whose protein sequence is MADKLAKVRTKFVEQVSIPTLDRLLDNILEDRIVNDWQKDAILEGNSTRDNKACCLIDTVMKKGDKASMKMIAHLQNCDRVLYSELGLGPLPPAPPAAEPQSIKEESTTLIPATEDFWRNKQIKKDIYPVTKDNYRNRVALLITNIKFKLKRLDRDGAEKDEENAEKLLTDLGYEVVKYTNLTAKAIDNAVIKFSEHPKLRETDSVMVVIGSHGELGIILGVDWTPHEPDEFPIDDIYKHLGPEKCAALLNKTKILIIQACRGDEKGAVLVSDSAAGPAEIRHEGFSPDSLQRFVHREKDFISLLSSTPGTVAYRDTVRGSLLIRFTVNVFNTAANEDDIEELFRKVMQRFEDYRPSNIRQMATKERCTLTKRFYFYPGLNLV, encoded by the exons ATGGCCG ACAAGCTCGCCAAGGTGAGAACGAAGTTCGTGGAACAGGTGTCCATACCAACTCTTGATCGGCTCCTAGACAACATTCTGGAGGATCGCATTGTGAACGACTGGCAAAAAGACGCCATACTGGAGGGGAACAGCACCAGAGACAACAAGGCGTGCTGCCTCATCGACACGGTGATGAAGAAAGGCGATAAAGCCAGCATGAAGATGATCGCTCACCTTCAAAACTGTGATCGCGTTCTTTACTCTGAGCTGGGCCTCGGCCCGCTACCGCCTGCTCCCCCGG CGGCAGAGCCTCAGAGCATTAAGGAGGAGTCAACCACACTCATCCCCGCTACTGAGGATTTCTGGAGGAATAAACAGATCAAGAAAGAT ATTTACCCTGTGACCAAAGATAACTATAGGAATCGTGTGGCGCTGCTTATCACCAATATAAAGTTCAAGCTTAAGAGATTAGACAGAGATGGAGCTGAGAAAGACGAGGAGAACGCAGAGAAACTTCTCACAGATCTGGGATACGAGGTGGTGAAATACACAAACCTCACTGCAAAG GCCATCGATAATGCTGTAATCAAGTTCTCTGAACATCCAAAACTCCGAGAGACAGACAGCGTGATGGTGGTTATCGGGTCTCACGGGGAACTGGGAATTATCCTAGGTGTTGACTGGACACCACATGAACCGGATGAGTTCCCAATCGACGACATTTATAAACACTTGGGTCCAGAGAAATGTGCGGCTCTGCTGAACAAAACTAAAATCCTCATCATCCAGGCCTGCAGGGGAG ATGAGAAAGGCGCTGTGCTGGTGAGCGACTCTGCGGCTGGACCTGCTGAAATCAGACACGAAGGGTTTTCTCCTGATAGTTTGCAAAGATTCgtacacagagaaaaagacttcatctctcttctctccagcaCACCTG GCACCGTGGCATATAGAGATACGGTACGGGGGTCTTTGTTAATCCGGTTTACTGTCAACGTATTCAACACGGCCGCAAACGAGGATGACATTGAGGAACTTTTCAGAAAA GTCATGCAACGCTTTGAAGATTACCGCCCTTCAAACATAAGGCAGATGGCGACCAAGGAAAGATGCACACTTACAAAACGCTTCTACTTTTATCCAGGTCTCAATCTTGTTTGA
- the LOC133003284 gene encoding caspase a-like, with protein MADKLFKVRTKFVEQVSIPTLYRLLDNILEDDIVNNDILEGKSSRDNKARCLIDTVMKKGDKASMKMIAHLQNCDRVLYSELGLGPLPPAPPAAEPRSIKEESTTLIPATEDFWRNKQNKKDIYPVTKDNYRNRVALLITNIKFKLKRLDRDGAEKDEENAEKLLTDLGYEVVKYTNLTAKAIDNAVIKFSEHPKLRETDSVMVVIGSHGELGIILGVDWTPHEPDEFPIDNIYKHLSPEKCPALLNKTKILIIQACRGGEKGAVLVSDSAAGPDEIRHGGFSPDSWQRIEHREKDFISLLSCTPGTMAYRDPVLGSMLIRFTVNVFNTAANEDDIEELFRKVMQRFEEYRPSNKRQMATKDRCTLTKRFYFYPGLNLV; from the exons ATGGCCG ACAAGCTTTTCAAGGTGAGAACGAAGTTCGTGGAACAGGTGTCCATACCAACTCTTTATCGGCTCCTAGACAACATTCTGGAGGATGACATTGTGAACAACGACATACTGGAGGGgaaaagcagcagagacaaCAAGGCGCGCTGCCTCATCGACACGGTGATGAAGAAAGGCGATAAAGCCAGCATGAAGATGATCGCTCACCTTCAAAACTGTGATCGCGTTCTTTACTCTGAGCTGGGCCTCGGCCCGCTACCGCCTGCTCCCCCGG CGGCAGAGCCTCGGAGCATTAAGGAGGAGTCAACCACACTCATCCCCGCTACTGAGGATTTCTGGAGGAATAAACAGAACAAGAAAGAT ATTTACCCTGTGACCAAAGATAACTATAGGAATCGTGTGGCGCTGCTTATCACCAATATAAAGTTCAAGCTTAAGAGATTAGACAGAGATGGAGCTGAGAAAGACGAGGAGAACGCAGAGAAACTTCTCACAGATCTGGGATACGAGGTGGTGAAATACACAAACCTCACTGCAAAG GCCATCGATAATGCTGTAATCAAGTTCTCTGAACATCCAAAACTCCGGGAGACAGACAGCGTGATGGTGGTTATCGGGTCTCACGGGGAACTGGGAATTATCCTAGGTGTTGACTGGACACCACATGAACCGGATGAGTTCCCAATCgacaacatttataaacactTGAGTCCAGAGAAATGTCCGGCTCTGCTGAACAAAACTAAAATCCTCATCATCCAGGCCTGCAGAGGAG GTGAGAAAGGCGCTGTGCTGGTGAGCGACTCTGCGGCTGGGCCTGATGAAATCAGACACGGAGGGTTTTCTCCTGATAGTTGGCAAAGAATcgaacacagagaaaaagacttcatctctcttctctcctgcacGCCTG GCACCATGGCATATAGAGATCCGGTTCTCGGGTCTATGTTAATCCGGTTTACTGTCAACGTATTCAACACGGCCGCAAACGAGGATGACATTGAGGAACTTTTCAGAAAA GTCATGCAACGCTTTGAAGAGTACCGCCCTTCAAACAAAAGGCAGATGGCGACCAAGGACAGATGCACACTGACAAAACGCTTTTACTTTTATCCAGGTCTCAATCTTGTTTGA
- the LOC133003283 gene encoding caspase a-like, with translation MDDKLAKVRTKFVEQVSIPTLDRLLDNILEDRIVNDWQKDAILEGNSTRENKARCLIDTVRRKGDKASMMMIDHLQSCDLFLYSELGLGPLPPAPPAAEPRSIKEGGWSTTLIPTTKDFWRNKQNKKDIYPVTKDNFRNRVALLITNIKFKLKTLDRHGAEKDEENAEKLLTGLGYKVVKYTNLTAKAIDDAVIKFSEHPKLRETDSVMVVIMSHGKLGIILGVDWTPHEPDEFPIDNIYKHLGPEKCPTLLNKTKILIIQACRGGEKGAVLVSDSAAGPAEIRHGGFSPDSLQRIEHREKDFISLLSSTPGTVAYRHPVLGSLLIRFTVNVFNTAANEDDIEELFRKVMQCFEDYRPSNIRQMATKDRCTLTKRFYFYPGLNLV, from the exons ATGGACG ACAAGCTCGCCAAGGTGAGAACGAAGTTCGTGGAACAGGTGTCCATACCAACTCTTGATCGGCTCCTAGACAACATTCTGGAGGATCGCATTGTGAACGACTGGCAAAAAGACGCCATACTGGAGGGGAACAGCACCAGAGAGAACAAGGCGCGCTGCCTCATCGACACGGTGAGGAGAAAAGGTGATAAAGCCAGCATGATGATGATCGATCACCTTCAAAGCTGTGATCTCTTTCTTTACTCTGAGCTGGGCCTCGGCCCGCTACCGCCTGCTCCACCGG CGGCAGAGCCTCGGAGCATTAAGGAGGGGGGCTGGTCGACCACACTCATTCCCACTACTAAGGATTTCTGGAGGAATAAACAGAACAAGAAAGAT ATTTACCCTGTGACCAAAGATAACTTTAGGAATCGTGTGGCGCTGCTTATCACCAATATAAAATTCAAGCTTAAGACATTAGACAGACATGGAGCTGAGAAAGACGAGGAGAACGCAGAGAAACTTCTCACAGGTCTGGGATACAAGGTGGTGAAATACACAAACCTCACTGCAAAG GCCATCGATGATGCTGTAATCAAGTTCTCTGAACATCCAAAACTCCGAGAGACAGACAGCGTGATGGTGGTTATCATGTCTCATGGCAAGCTGGGAATTATCCTAGGTGTCGACTGGACACCACATGAACCGGATGAGTTCCCAATCgacaacatttataaacactTGGGTCCAGAGAAATGTCCGACTCTGCTGAACAAAACTAAAATCCTCATCATCCAGGCCTGCAGAGGAG GTGAGAAAGGCGCTGTGCTGGTGAGCGACTCTGCGGCTGGGCCTGCTGAAATCAGACACGGAGGGTTTTCTCCTGATAGTTTGCAAAGAATcgaacacagagaaaaagacttcatctctcttctctccagcaCACCTG GCACCGTCGCATATAGACATCCTGTTCTCGGGTCTTTGTTAATCCGGTTTACTGTCAACGTATTCAACACGGCCGCAAACGAGGATGACATTGAGGAACTTTTCAGAAAA GTCATGCAATGCTTTGAAGATTACCGCCCTTCAAACATAAGGCAGATGGCAACCAAGGACAGATGCACACTGACAAAACGCTTCTACTTTTATCCAGGTCTCAATCTTGTTTGA
- the LOC133003455 gene encoding caspase a-like, whose protein sequence is MADKLAKVRTKFVEQVSIPTLDRLLDNILEDRIVNDWQKDAILEGNSTRENKARCLIDTVRRKGDKASMMMIDHLQNCDRFLYTELGLGPLPPAPPEPRSIKEGGWSTTLIPTTDDFWRNKQNKTAIYPVTKDNYRNRVALLITNIKFTLKKLDRRGAEKDEENAEKLLTDLGYEVVKYRNLTAKAIDDALIRFSKHPKLQETDSVMVVIMSHGKLGNILGVDWKPKATPLQTSKSDDQEPDEFPIENIYKQLGPEKCPALLNKTKILIIQACRGEEEGAVLVSDSAAVPNEIRNQGGSPDSWQRIEHREKDFISFLSCTSGTKAYRDRNLGSFLIRFIVDVFNTAAYEDDIEELFRIVMQRFEEFCPLNIRQMPTKDRCTLTKHFYFYPGLNLV, encoded by the exons ACAAGCTCGCCAAGGTGAGAACAAAGTTCGTGGAACAGGTGTCCATACCAACTCTTGATCGGCTCCTAGACAACATTTTGGAGGATCGCATTGTGAACGACTGGCAAAAAGACGCCATACTAGAGGGGAACAGCACCAGAGAGAACAAGGCGCGCTGCCTCATCGACACGGTGAGGAGAAAAGGCGATAAAGCCAGCATGATGATGATTGATCACCTTCAAAACTGTGATCGCTTTCTTTACACTGAGCTGGGCCTCGGCCCGCTACCGCCTGCTCCACCTG AGCCTCGGAGCATTAAGGAGGGGGGCTGGTCGACCACACTCATCCCCACTACTGATGATTTCTGGAGGAATAAACAGAACAAGACAGCT ATTTACCCTGTGACCAAAGATAACTATAGGAATCGTGTGGCGCTGCTTATCACCAATATAAAGTTCACGCTTAAGAAATTAGACAGACGTGGAGCTGAGAAAGACGAGGAGAACGCAGAGAAACTTCTCACCGATCTGGGATACGAGGTGGTGAAATACAGAAACCTCACTGCAAAG GCCATCGATGATGCTTTAATCAGGTTCTCTAAACATCCAAAACTCCAAGAGACAGACAGCGTGATGGTGGTTATCATGTCTCACGGGAAACTGGGAAATATCCTAGGTGTCGACTGGAAACCGAAAGCTACACCACTGCAAACCTCTAAATCTGATGACCAGGAACCGGATGAGTTCCCAattgaaaacatttataaacaattgGGTCCAGAGAAATGTCCGGCTCTGCTGAACAAAACTAAAATCCTCATCATCCAGGCCTGCAGAGGAG AGGAGGAAGGCGCTGTGCTGGTGAGCGACTCTGCGGCTGTGCCTAATGAAATCAGAAACCAAGGGGGTTCTCCTGATAGTTGGCAAAGAATcgaacacagagaaaaagactTCATCTCATTTCTCTCCTGCACGTCTG GCACCAAGGCATATAGAGATCGAAATCTCGGGTCCTTTTTAATCCGGTTTATTGTCGACGTATTCAACACCGCCGCATATGAGGATGACATCGAGGAACTTTTCAGAATA GTCATGCAACGCTTTGAAGAGTTCTGCCCTTTAAACATAAGGCAGATGCCGACCAAGGACAGATGCACACTGACAAAACACTTCTACTTTTATCCAGGTCTCAATCTTGTTTGA